One region of Cobetia sp. cqz5-12 genomic DNA includes:
- the uxuA gene encoding mannonate dehydratase, translating into MEATWRWFGPADPITLEEIRQTGATGIVTALHEIPNGDVWPLDAIRERKAQIEAAGLRWSVVESIPVHESIKQAAAGHERHIANYQQSLRHLAECGITTVCYNFMPVLDWTRTDLAWQLPEGGTALRFDQDAFAAFDLYLLERPGAEREYTSEEQQAARQHLETLDEVGREKLIRTIIAGLPGAEEGYSLAEFRAALAAYDGIDAARLRQHLATFLKAIVPVAEEVGIRLAIHPDDPPRPMFGLPRVVSSMVDADWLLGVVPSPANGLTFCTGSYGANPDIDLSIMARRFASHIHFAHLRATGRDSEDKRSFHEAQHLEGDLDMVEIIRVLVAEERRRLASGGAPLPMRPDHGHHILDDARRETRPGYPLYGRMKGLAEIRGLEMAIQRLAT; encoded by the coding sequence ATGGAAGCGACATGGCGCTGGTTCGGTCCCGCGGACCCCATCACGCTCGAGGAAATCCGGCAGACAGGCGCGACAGGTATCGTCACGGCGTTGCATGAGATTCCCAATGGTGATGTCTGGCCATTGGACGCCATCCGAGAGCGCAAGGCGCAGATCGAGGCAGCTGGTCTACGCTGGTCGGTGGTCGAGAGCATCCCGGTACACGAGAGCATCAAGCAGGCCGCTGCGGGGCATGAGCGACATATCGCCAATTACCAGCAGTCGCTGCGCCATCTGGCGGAGTGCGGTATCACCACCGTGTGCTACAACTTCATGCCGGTACTGGACTGGACGCGCACCGACCTCGCCTGGCAGCTGCCGGAAGGGGGTACCGCCCTGCGCTTTGATCAGGATGCCTTCGCGGCCTTTGATCTCTATCTGCTGGAGCGCCCCGGTGCCGAGCGTGAATACACCAGCGAAGAGCAACAGGCTGCACGGCAGCATCTCGAGACGCTGGATGAGGTAGGTCGCGAGAAGTTGATCCGCACCATCATTGCAGGGCTGCCCGGTGCAGAGGAGGGCTACAGCCTGGCGGAATTTCGCGCCGCACTGGCAGCCTATGACGGAATTGACGCCGCGCGCCTGCGCCAGCATCTTGCCACCTTTCTCAAGGCCATCGTGCCGGTGGCGGAAGAGGTCGGCATCCGCCTGGCCATTCACCCCGATGATCCGCCACGGCCGATGTTCGGCTTGCCGCGCGTGGTCTCGAGCATGGTTGATGCTGATTGGCTGCTGGGTGTCGTACCCAGTCCGGCCAATGGCCTGACATTCTGTACCGGCTCCTACGGTGCCAACCCGGATATCGATCTCAGCATCATGGCGCGCCGCTTTGCCTCCCACATCCACTTCGCTCATCTCAGAGCCACCGGGCGTGACAGCGAGGACAAGCGCTCCTTCCATGAAGCACAACATCTCGAGGGGGATCTGGACATGGTGGAGATCATCCGTGTGCTGGTGGCAGAAGAGCGCCGCCGCCTGGCGTCTGGTGGAGCCCCCCTGCCGATGCGGCCGGACCATGGCCACCACATCCTGGACGATGCACGCCGCGAGACCCGCCCGGGGTACCCGCTGTATGGGCGCATGAAAGGGCTGGCGGAAATCCGTGGCCTCGAGATGGCGATCCAACGGTTGGCGACCTAG
- a CDS encoding Bug family tripartite tricarboxylate transporter substrate binding protein codes for MTHLNSRLNSRQANVHANSHDSQPSRTSRKGRSRPLLALLAPLVLSGMVAASPFVSTGVQADYPVRDIRLIVPWPAGGGADAISRKISNLAEQDLPKSIYVENIGGAITATGLMQLSKARPDGHTVGVMTYDSIITLPRGNLVPGYSLDRMIPFARITKEADAIVVSKQSGFESYEQLIEAARENPGSVRIGVAPQGSGPYLAVRRLEAATGVEFNVISYPGSSTAEAEALLSGEIDGAISSLGDFSGILESGDAHGLVEFSSEQNPAYPEVPPMSELGGNLETGSFIVLAVPKGTPDEVVSTLESAYHSAYETPEFQKWITGVGVTPSWLGADEVNAWIEDYQQKTFTAMDELGL; via the coding sequence ATGACCCATCTGAATAGCCGTCTCAACAGCCGTCAGGCCAACGTGCACGCCAACTCTCACGACAGTCAGCCATCCCGCACAAGCCGCAAGGGGCGCAGTCGCCCACTGCTGGCCTTGCTCGCTCCGCTGGTCCTGTCCGGCATGGTTGCGGCCTCGCCCTTCGTCAGCACCGGTGTGCAGGCCGACTATCCCGTGCGTGACATTCGCCTGATCGTGCCATGGCCGGCCGGTGGCGGTGCCGATGCCATCAGCCGCAAGATCAGCAATCTCGCCGAGCAGGACCTGCCGAAATCGATCTACGTCGAGAACATCGGGGGCGCCATCACCGCCACCGGCCTGATGCAACTCAGCAAGGCGCGTCCGGACGGCCATACCGTCGGCGTGATGACCTATGACAGCATCATCACCCTGCCACGCGGCAATCTGGTGCCCGGCTACTCGCTGGACCGCATGATCCCCTTCGCCCGCATCACCAAGGAAGCGGATGCCATCGTGGTATCCAAGCAGTCCGGCTTCGAGAGCTATGAGCAGCTGATCGAGGCCGCTCGCGAGAACCCCGGCAGCGTGCGAATCGGGGTGGCTCCGCAGGGCTCCGGCCCCTATCTGGCGGTCCGCCGTCTGGAAGCTGCCACGGGTGTCGAGTTCAATGTCATCAGCTATCCGGGCTCTTCCACCGCCGAGGCCGAGGCACTGCTGTCAGGCGAGATCGACGGAGCCATCTCGAGCCTGGGTGACTTCTCCGGCATTCTGGAATCCGGCGACGCCCACGGTCTTGTCGAGTTCTCTTCCGAACAGAATCCGGCCTACCCGGAAGTCCCGCCGATGAGCGAACTGGGCGGCAATCTCGAGACCGGCAGCTTCATCGTGCTGGCCGTGCCAAAGGGCACCCCGGATGAGGTGGTCAGCACCCTGGAAAGTGCCTACCACAGCGCCTACGAGACACCGGAATTCCAGAAGTGGATCACGGGGGTCGGCGTCACGCCCAGCTGGCTGGGGGCCGATGAGGTCAATGCCTGGATCGAGGATTATCAACAGAAGACCTTCACTGCCATGGATGAACTCGGTCTGTGA
- a CDS encoding ribonuclease activity regulator RraA, whose product MTAITSTEHPSYAELSSVTRERLMRASTASLHTLLFKRGLRNTFIQNVVQMNNRTTHMVGQAFTLRYIPAREDIDTVAAFRDPKHPQRLAVETVPSGHVMVSDCRQDASAASAGSILLTRLEYRQCAGFVSDAGIRDSGAAAEMNLPIFCAKPSAPTNLTKHHAVELQVPIGCGGVPVFPGDVLVGDADGVMVIPLELADEIAEEASQMEDFEDYVLEKVRNGTPVIGLYPPTDEARAEFERYMAAKQ is encoded by the coding sequence ATGACTGCCATTACCTCCACAGAGCATCCCAGCTACGCCGAGCTCTCCTCCGTGACCCGTGAGCGTTTGATGCGCGCCTCCACCGCCTCTCTCCACACCCTGCTGTTCAAGCGCGGCCTGCGTAACACCTTCATCCAGAACGTGGTGCAGATGAACAACAGAACCACCCATATGGTGGGCCAGGCCTTCACGCTGCGTTATATCCCGGCACGCGAAGACATCGACACCGTCGCCGCCTTCCGCGACCCCAAGCACCCGCAGCGCCTGGCGGTGGAAACCGTTCCGTCCGGGCATGTCATGGTGTCTGATTGTCGTCAGGACGCCTCGGCCGCCAGCGCCGGCAGCATCCTGCTGACGCGTCTGGAATATCGTCAGTGTGCCGGTTTCGTCTCCGACGCCGGTATCCGGGATTCCGGCGCCGCCGCCGAGATGAACCTGCCGATCTTCTGCGCCAAGCCCAGCGCCCCGACCAACCTGACCAAGCACCATGCGGTAGAGTTGCAGGTGCCGATCGGTTGTGGCGGCGTGCCGGTCTTCCCGGGCGACGTGCTGGTGGGCGACGCCGATGGCGTGATGGTCATCCCGCTCGAACTTGCCGACGAGATCGCCGAAGAAGCCAGTCAGATGGAAGATTTCGAGGATTACGTACTGGAAAAGGTGCGCAACGGGACTCCCGTGATCGGCCTGTATCCGCCGACCGACGAAGCACGCGCAGAATTCGAACGCTATATGGCCGCCAAGCAGTAA
- a CDS encoding tripartite tricarboxylate transporter permease has protein sequence MEFIAQVFSSFALLLDPVILFYVVAGFVIGTIFSAIPGLTATLALALLLPLTYSLDVTTALMACASIYMAGMCGGSITATTINIPGAPSSMMTALEGYPMQQRGEGALALGHASFGSMIGGSLGALLLIVLAPFIAEASLLVKTTGKCALIAFALIVIVVAQRGNIRKAGITACLGLMLATVGLDAMQPLARFTFGISELTAGIDLMPVIIGTFAISELLIQVGNRKKDAAIRQQLKASQQLKRRDFIPPLSAIREIGIGCYLKSTLIGYMVGTLPGAGGSMGGFLAYVETVRTSKKPESFGKGNPQGIAAAESANNAVCGGALVPMLTFGIPGDPVTAIVLGVLVINGIQPGPQLMASQSGLIAPMLASLLFSALILIPLTLYLMGPYFLRIVTIRKDVLYGAIALLAVVGSFVATYSVFQMMMTLVLGIVAYLMRKHDYPVITLLLGFILGPNLEEFLRRALTLSNGNPMTFLTTPDSLFFVVLTVVFVYFLGIRKPVQLKQAAPEKAGSTG, from the coding sequence ATGGAATTCATCGCTCAGGTATTTTCCAGCTTCGCGCTGCTGCTGGACCCCGTGATCCTGTTCTATGTGGTCGCCGGCTTCGTCATCGGCACCATCTTCTCGGCCATCCCGGGACTGACCGCGACATTGGCACTCGCCCTGCTGCTGCCGCTGACCTACAGCCTCGATGTCACCACCGCCCTGATGGCGTGTGCCAGCATCTACATGGCCGGCATGTGTGGTGGCAGCATCACGGCCACCACCATCAACATCCCCGGCGCGCCGTCCTCGATGATGACGGCACTGGAAGGCTATCCCATGCAGCAACGTGGCGAAGGCGCGCTGGCACTGGGCCACGCTTCCTTCGGCTCGATGATCGGCGGCAGCCTCGGCGCGCTGTTGTTGATCGTGCTGGCGCCGTTCATCGCCGAGGCCTCACTGCTGGTCAAGACCACCGGCAAGTGCGCTCTGATCGCCTTCGCGCTGATCGTGATCGTGGTCGCTCAACGCGGCAACATCCGCAAGGCTGGCATCACCGCCTGCCTGGGCCTGATGCTGGCGACCGTCGGGCTGGACGCCATGCAACCACTGGCACGCTTCACCTTCGGCATCAGTGAGCTGACCGCCGGGATCGACCTGATGCCCGTCATCATCGGTACCTTCGCCATCAGCGAGCTGCTGATCCAGGTCGGCAATCGCAAGAAGGACGCCGCCATCCGCCAGCAGCTCAAGGCCAGCCAACAGCTCAAACGTCGTGATTTCATTCCGCCGCTGAGCGCCATTCGCGAGATCGGCATCGGCTGCTACCTGAAGTCGACATTGATCGGCTACATGGTCGGCACCCTGCCCGGCGCGGGCGGTTCGATGGGCGGCTTTCTCGCCTACGTGGAAACCGTGCGCACCTCGAAGAAGCCCGAAAGCTTCGGCAAGGGCAATCCCCAGGGCATCGCCGCTGCCGAAAGTGCCAACAATGCCGTCTGTGGTGGCGCTCTGGTGCCGATGCTGACCTTCGGGATTCCGGGCGATCCGGTCACGGCCATCGTGCTGGGCGTACTGGTGATCAACGGCATCCAGCCGGGGCCGCAACTGATGGCGTCACAATCCGGACTGATCGCGCCGATGCTGGCCTCGCTGCTGTTCAGCGCCCTGATCCTGATTCCTCTGACGCTCTATCTGATGGGTCCCTACTTCCTGCGCATCGTCACCATCCGCAAGGACGTACTTTATGGTGCCATCGCGTTGCTGGCCGTGGTCGGCAGCTTCGTGGCCACCTACTCCGTGTTCCAGATGATGATGACGCTGGTGCTGGGCATCGTCGCCTACCTGATGCGCAAGCATGATTATCCGGTGATCACGCTGCTGCTGGGCTTCATTCTCGGCCCGAATCTGGAAGAGTTCCTGCGCCGTGCGCTGACACTGTCCAATGGCAACCCGATGACCTTCCTCACCACGCCGGACAGCCTGTTCTTCGTCGTGCTGACGGTGGTCTTCGTCTACTTCCTTGGTATCCGCAAGCCGGTGCAGTTGAAACAGGCGGCCCCCGAGAAGGCAGGTTCGACGGGCTGA
- a CDS encoding NAD(P)-binding domain-containing protein, whose amino-acid sequence MSRDITSLPVAIIGAGPIGLSAAVNLLEAGLEPILFESGTHAGANLASWGHVRMFSPWSWNIDALAAELLQEQGWRAPDVAAYPTGAEFLDRYVAPLAAHPSISSRLHVDSRVTHVSRQQHDVLRSSGRDEAPFVLRVEGPDGPRDVLARAVIDASGTYQTPNWIGAHGIPAIGEQAAADVIAYGVPDIRGTQAAEYVGKSVLVIGSGHSALNALQGLIALADHAEGMRIVWGVRSADIEEVIRPAPNDELKERKALELRIKSLLEEGRIEVVTELAVEAIDHQAGRWVVKSGEHRLPAVDRIIAATGFRPSLGLLSELRVSLDPTTQSPVKLAPLIDPNQHSCGSVPEHGAAELLHAEPGLFILGIKSYGRAPTFLMRTGYQQVRSVVAALANPAAIRPAPVCNAAATRNTCSDPA is encoded by the coding sequence ATGAGTCGTGATATCACAAGCTTGCCGGTGGCCATCATCGGCGCCGGGCCGATAGGGCTGAGCGCTGCCGTCAATCTGCTGGAGGCAGGGTTGGAGCCGATTCTCTTCGAGTCGGGCACACACGCAGGCGCCAACCTGGCCAGCTGGGGTCATGTGCGCATGTTCTCGCCCTGGTCATGGAATATCGACGCTTTAGCGGCTGAATTGCTGCAGGAACAGGGATGGCGTGCACCGGACGTCGCTGCCTATCCCACCGGGGCAGAGTTTCTCGACCGCTATGTCGCACCGCTCGCCGCGCACCCGTCGATCAGCTCGCGGCTGCATGTCGATAGCCGCGTCACCCATGTCAGTCGTCAACAGCATGATGTGCTGCGCAGTAGCGGTCGCGATGAGGCGCCCTTCGTGTTGCGCGTCGAGGGCCCTGACGGCCCGCGGGACGTACTGGCCCGCGCGGTGATCGATGCCTCCGGCACTTACCAGACCCCCAACTGGATCGGCGCGCATGGCATTCCCGCCATTGGTGAGCAAGCGGCGGCCGACGTCATCGCCTATGGCGTGCCGGACATCCGCGGTACACAAGCGGCTGAGTATGTCGGCAAGTCGGTGCTCGTGATCGGCAGCGGGCACTCGGCGCTGAATGCGCTGCAGGGCCTGATCGCGCTGGCAGACCACGCAGAGGGGATGCGAATCGTCTGGGGTGTTCGCTCCGCCGATATCGAGGAGGTCATCCGCCCGGCGCCCAATGATGAGCTGAAGGAACGCAAGGCGCTCGAACTGCGCATCAAGTCGCTGCTGGAGGAAGGGCGGATCGAGGTGGTGACCGAGCTCGCCGTCGAGGCAATCGATCACCAAGCGGGGCGCTGGGTCGTGAAAAGTGGCGAACACCGGCTGCCAGCGGTGGATCGCATCATCGCGGCCACCGGCTTCCGCCCCTCTCTGGGGTTGCTGTCTGAATTGCGCGTCTCGCTTGACCCCACGACACAGAGCCCTGTGAAGCTTGCGCCGCTGATCGACCCCAACCAGCACAGCTGTGGGTCGGTGCCGGAACACGGCGCTGCCGAACTGCTGCATGCCGAGCCAGGCTTGTTCATCCTCGGCATCAAGAGTTACGGCAGAGCGCCGACTTTCCTGATGCGCACCGGCTATCAGCAGGTCAGATCCGTGGTGGCCGCGCTAGCCAATCCTGCCGCCATTCGCCCGGCACCTGTCTGTAATGCGGCGGCTACCCGCAACACCTGTTCTGATCCCGCCTGA
- a CDS encoding tripartite tricarboxylate transporter TctB family protein — protein MSSSASPPRRHWLISGATPLTLAMTAISALYLVSAFQMTPPLDNGRLTASFFPALIGIIALVLCVAQLVSQHRASRGVAADDAKESSTTDGDASAALFSPALRLMLVTALYILAFSHLGYLLSSALYVFVVMLLFAGRDKWVSKAVIACAISALGYGLFEQLFNVHLPALDLSALGLGNGG, from the coding sequence ATGTCTTCATCCGCTTCCCCTCCCCGACGCCACTGGTTGATCAGTGGTGCAACCCCGCTGACGCTGGCCATGACCGCCATCAGCGCGCTCTATCTGGTCAGTGCTTTCCAGATGACGCCGCCACTGGACAATGGCCGCCTGACGGCCTCGTTCTTCCCCGCTCTCATTGGAATCATCGCCCTGGTGCTCTGCGTGGCTCAGCTGGTCAGCCAGCACCGTGCCAGCCGCGGCGTTGCAGCGGATGACGCCAAGGAGTCTTCCACGACGGACGGCGATGCAAGCGCAGCGCTGTTCTCACCGGCGCTGCGCCTGATGCTGGTGACCGCACTCTATATCCTGGCGTTCTCGCACCTGGGCTACCTGCTTTCGTCAGCACTCTATGTCTTCGTCGTGATGCTGCTGTTCGCGGGGCGCGACAAGTGGGTCAGCAAGGCAGTGATCGCCTGCGCCATCTCCGCGCTGGGCTATGGGCTCTTCGAGCAACTGTTCAACGTCCATCTCCCTGCGCTGGATCTCTCAGCGCTCGGACTGGGCAACGGGGGCTGA
- a CDS encoding MarR family winged helix-turn-helix transcriptional regulator, whose protein sequence is MDQAEALYEAVNQLIRVHQFRDRESICHHNVSVAQCYALETLVKRGPLRLQALADEMYLDKSTTSRVADSLIRKHYVRKIEDPNDRRAVELSLTPEGRALYQQIHAELVAEEASMIEGLSPEVVEGAVTLLNKLTLAARQRLGD, encoded by the coding sequence GTGGATCAAGCAGAAGCGCTGTACGAGGCCGTCAATCAGCTTATCCGTGTCCATCAGTTTCGCGACAGGGAAAGCATCTGCCATCACAACGTCTCCGTCGCTCAATGCTATGCGCTGGAGACGTTGGTCAAGCGCGGGCCGCTGAGACTGCAGGCGCTGGCAGACGAGATGTACCTCGACAAGAGCACGACTAGCCGGGTCGCCGACTCGCTGATCCGCAAGCATTACGTGCGCAAGATCGAAGATCCCAACGACCGGCGTGCCGTTGAGCTCTCGCTGACCCCGGAGGGCAGGGCGCTGTACCAGCAGATTCACGCCGAGCTGGTCGCGGAAGAAGCCTCCATGATCGAGGGCCTGTCGCCGGAGGTCGTCGAGGGCGCAGTGACGCTGCTCAACAAGCTGACCCTTGCCGCGCGACAGCGCCTGGGTGACTGA
- a CDS encoding DUF4437 domain-containing protein, with the protein MKRPVSLALLGLSVAFASMTVHADDHSTLAPTSEVVQQSDIDWGYLNPLRGDQSPAAGDLWGDRTKDGASGFLVKFNEGFSSPPHIHNITYRGVVIQGEVHNDDKNADEQWLPAGSFWIQPAGESHITAARDKVNMAYIEINEGPYLVQPESEAFHNDEEPLNVAENNMVWLDANDIRWINLPGSDDAEQGPKTAFLWGNPDVGQLSGRLVKLPADFSGEITSHADEFRAVVIKGDLTHETEGKDDSQRLATGSYFGSQGEITHDITTGADGETLLYVRTNGAFDIVEE; encoded by the coding sequence ATGAAACGTCCCGTCTCCCTTGCTCTGCTCGGCCTCTCGGTCGCCTTCGCCAGCATGACCGTCCACGCCGATGACCACTCCACGCTCGCACCGACCAGTGAAGTCGTGCAGCAGTCCGACATCGACTGGGGCTATCTGAACCCGTTGCGCGGTGACCAGAGCCCGGCCGCCGGCGACCTGTGGGGCGACCGCACCAAGGATGGCGCTTCAGGTTTCCTGGTGAAGTTCAACGAAGGTTTCTCCTCACCGCCCCACATCCACAACATCACCTACCGTGGCGTGGTCATCCAGGGCGAAGTCCACAACGATGACAAGAACGCCGATGAGCAGTGGCTGCCCGCAGGCTCGTTCTGGATCCAGCCGGCAGGGGAATCCCACATCACCGCGGCCAGAGACAAGGTCAACATGGCCTACATCGAGATCAATGAAGGGCCCTATCTGGTACAGCCGGAATCCGAGGCCTTCCACAATGACGAAGAGCCACTGAATGTCGCAGAGAACAACATGGTGTGGCTGGATGCCAACGACATCCGCTGGATCAACCTGCCGGGCAGCGACGACGCCGAGCAAGGCCCGAAGACCGCCTTCCTGTGGGGCAACCCGGACGTCGGCCAGCTGAGCGGCCGCCTGGTCAAACTGCCGGCAGACTTCTCCGGTGAGATCACAAGCCACGCCGACGAATTCCGCGCCGTGGTCATCAAGGGCGACCTGACCCACGAGACTGAAGGCAAGGACGACAGCCAGCGCCTGGCGACCGGCAGCTACTTCGGCTCTCAGGGCGAGATCACCCATGACATCACCACCGGTGCCGACGGCGAGACCCTGCTCTACGTGCGCACCAATGGGGCTTTCGACATCGTCGAGGAGTGA
- a CDS encoding TRAP transporter large permease — MMPMDWLYLMPWLLFGVLGVLIVIGIPIAMALVLTATTLILLDPRLTYWIMFQRMYNGMDSFVLLAVPLFLLAGNLMNAARITDRLITLCMRLVGHFRGALAHVNVLVSMLFAGVSGSSTADSAGVGTVLIPAMKREGYPVSFAVAVTAASSVMGTIIPPSINMIVWGALTNTSIAGLFLGGILPGVMIGVAQLLLNTRYVRRYNVPVRKRASFKELASSGKDGLLASGIPIVIIGGITLGIVTPTEAAVIAVVYALVLGFVIYRELDLTKLLNASTDTVRLCSLSLFSLVGAAIFGYLISFYQIPPKLMAGVSITDPTVLLIVMTIVLLVIGTFMDALPAMAIMAPIFYPLAMAAGVHPVQFGVIGVMALGLGLITPPYGLCLMISAKIGGIPLLKAMATTMLYLGVMLAVIVLMILFPEFVLAIPRLIAPDFV, encoded by the coding sequence ATGATGCCAATGGACTGGCTCTACCTGATGCCCTGGCTGCTGTTCGGCGTGCTGGGCGTATTGATCGTGATCGGCATTCCCATCGCCATGGCACTGGTGCTGACGGCGACCACGCTGATCCTGCTGGACCCGCGCCTGACCTACTGGATCATGTTCCAGCGCATGTACAACGGCATGGATTCCTTCGTGCTGCTGGCCGTGCCGCTGTTCCTGCTCGCAGGCAACCTGATGAATGCCGCAAGGATCACCGACCGCCTGATCACGCTGTGCATGCGCCTGGTCGGCCACTTCCGTGGTGCGCTGGCTCACGTCAATGTGCTGGTCAGCATGCTGTTCGCCGGGGTCTCCGGCTCCTCCACCGCTGACAGTGCCGGCGTGGGCACGGTACTGATTCCAGCCATGAAGCGAGAAGGCTATCCGGTCAGCTTCGCCGTCGCGGTCACCGCCGCCTCCTCCGTGATGGGCACCATCATCCCGCCGTCGATCAACATGATCGTCTGGGGTGCGCTGACCAACACCTCGATCGCGGGCCTGTTTCTTGGCGGCATTCTGCCCGGCGTGATGATTGGCGTGGCTCAGCTGCTGCTCAATACCCGCTACGTGCGTCGCTACAACGTGCCGGTGCGCAAGCGCGCCTCCTTCAAGGAACTGGCCAGTTCCGGCAAGGATGGCCTGCTGGCTTCGGGGATTCCGATCGTGATCATCGGCGGCATCACCCTGGGCATTGTGACGCCCACCGAGGCCGCAGTGATCGCGGTGGTCTACGCGCTGGTGCTGGGCTTCGTGATCTATCGCGAGCTGGATCTCACCAAGCTGCTCAATGCCTCCACCGATACCGTCAGGCTGTGCTCGCTGTCGCTGTTCAGTCTGGTGGGCGCGGCCATCTTCGGCTATCTGATCAGCTTCTATCAGATTCCGCCGAAGCTGATGGCGGGCGTCAGCATCACGGACCCGACCGTGCTGCTCATCGTGATGACCATCGTGCTGCTGGTGATCGGCACCTTCATGGATGCCCTGCCCGCCATGGCGATCATGGCCCCCATCTTCTATCCGCTGGCGATGGCGGCAGGCGTGCACCCCGTGCAGTTCGGTGTCATCGGCGTCATGGCGTTGGGCCTGGGCCTGATCACGCCGCCCTACGGCCTGTGTCTGATGATTTCCGCCAAGATCGGCGGCATTCCCCTGCTCAAGGCCATGGCGACCACCATGCTGTACCTGGGTGTGATGCTGGCCGTGATCGTGTTGATGATCCTGTTCCCGGAATTCGTGCTGGCGATCCCGCGCCTGATCGCTCCCGATTTCGTCTGA